A single candidate division SR1 bacterium Aalborg_AAW-1 DNA region contains:
- the yfkO gene encoding Putative NAD(P)H nitroreductase YfkO, whose translation MNSTELLNALNWRYATKSFDKEKKLDANQLDTLLESLRLSPSSFGLQGRGFVVVENPELRQQLLPYARNQPQVVDSSHLIVLCRRTDVDADFVNRYFEDIAHTRNIDISALDGYKNMVLGSVEGKSKEDLAIWLSKQTYIAQGVLLTTCALLGIDACPMEGFDSAKFDEILGLFDYNLASCVITPVGFRSSDDGYSHAPKVRFAKEDLIVIK comes from the coding sequence ATGAATAGTACAGAATTATTGAATGCTCTCAATTGGAGGTATGCTACCAAATCTTTTGATAAGGAGAAAAAGCTTGATGCTAATCAGCTCGATACCCTTTTGGAATCTTTGAGATTATCGCCATCAAGCTTTGGTTTACAAGGACGAGGATTTGTTGTTGTAGAAAATCCAGAGCTTAGACAACAGCTCCTTCCTTACGCACGAAATCAGCCACAAGTAGTCGATTCATCTCATCTTATTGTTTTATGTCGTAGAACTGATGTAGATGCTGATTTCGTCAATCGTTATTTTGAAGATATAGCTCACACAAGAAATATAGATATCTCTGCATTAGATGGATATAAAAATATGGTATTAGGTTCTGTAGAAGGGAAATCAAAAGAAGATTTGGCTATTTGGTTAAGTAAACAGACCTATATTGCTCAATGAGTACTCCTTACTACATGTGCACTACTTGGTATTGATGCTTGTCCTATGGAATGATTTGATAGTGCAAAATTTGATGAAATATTAGGACTATTTGATTATAATCTTGCATCGTGTGTTATTACTCCTGTAGGATTTAGATCATCAGATGATGGATACTCTCATGCTCCGAAAGTAAGATTTGCAAAAGAAGATCTTATTGTTATAAAATAA
- the yodB gene encoding HTH-type transcriptional regulator YodB gives MKTISADACPISKLFNFLGKKWMIILIKVLGEHEELSFTQIQKKLDNINSRILTERLDEGVEAGYILRNVTSTKPLKIRYSVTKNGAALSKKVEELAHFAQSHS, from the coding sequence ATGAAAACTATCTCAGCTGATGCATGCCCTATTAGCAAACTCTTCAACTTTCTTGGGAAGAAATGGATGATTATCCTTATCAAGGTGCTTGGAGAACATGAAGAACTTTCTTTTACTCAAATCCAAAAAAAACTGGATAACATCAATTCAAGAATTCTTACTGAAAGACTTGATGAAGGCGTAGAAGCATGATATATCCTAAGAAATGTGACTTCTACTAAACCTCTCAAAATTAGATATTCTGTCACTAAAAATGGTGCAGCTCTTTCTAAAAAAGTAGAAGAACTTGCACATTTTGCACAATCTCACTCATAA
- a CDS encoding Na+/Pi-cotransporter yields the protein MNRWILFAGLGMIRFGMEMFEESLKKLGGPKLSQILQQYTDKGWKATLVGTIVTGILNSSTLVSLLTLGFVSAGMMKLVNAVGVLVGANIGSTATGLIVGYLGFGEFKISMFALPLIAIGGIIMILSGKKYRGYWAKLLIGFGLFFLGIDFLKENVEVMSQVFNFEQYKDMSIWIFGLIGMIVTAMVQSSGAVGVMTLAALSSGIITFEAGFAIILGANIGTSFTALIASFSGTTAKRQIGIANLLFNIITVIIGIILFYPFIWLTLDVLGFKENPVIGNAIINFVFNLITSIAFIPFLGLFTKLIQRVIPEKEEIYPLQIIQHPLHKEQTKYDDDMATLSINALETDKKYLIGQVLEYISSIWGIDTHRIRNQEPNAAVLNNMIKFDNEQHRELYQEIKEQLDTVFAYINQLSLSDLDAANRQKLMLLQKQFISLSNACKATENVRENIQTVKNSLDKKLSIIAYEMIDHIIAINKGVYSIIDGTSYDDTQSLSETIREVSSYRDDILNHIAPYIVKGNVGDMDISSLVNMSREVTDGYKDITYAVEQPDSHKKKYSTLTKD from the coding sequence ATGAATCGATGGATACTCTTTGCGTGACTTGGTATGATACGTTTTGGAATGGAGATGTTTGAAGAATCACTCAAGAAACTAGGGTGACCCAAGTTGAGTCAAATTCTCCAACAATATACTGACAAATGATGGAAAGCAACATTAGTAGGAACTATCGTAACAGGAATATTAAACAGTAGCACCTTAGTTTCTCTTCTCACTCTTGGATTCGTCAGTGCTGGTATGATGAAATTGGTGAATGCTGTGGGAGTTCTCGTAGGAGCAAACATCTGATCAACAGCAACAGGACTCATCGTAGGATATTTGGGGTTTTGAGAATTTAAAATTTCAATGTTTGCGCTACCCCTTATTGCTATTGGTGGTATTATCATGATCCTGTCAGGAAAAAAATATCGAGGATATTGGGCAAAACTACTTATCTGATTTGGTCTTTTTTTCTTAGGAATCGATTTTTTGAAAGAAAATGTAGAAGTTATGTCTCAAGTCTTCAACTTCGAACAATACAAAGATATGAGTATTTGGATTTTTGGACTTATAGGTATGATTGTAACTGCTATGGTCCAATCAAGTGGTGCTGTAGGAGTGATGACTCTTGCTGCGCTTAGTAGTGGTATTATCACCTTCGAAGCTGGTTTTGCTATCATTCTTTGAGCAAATATTGGAACAAGCTTTACCGCATTGATTGCTTCATTCTCTGGAACGACAGCAAAAAGACAAATAGGAATTGCCAATCTCTTATTTAATATTATTACGGTTATTATTGGTATTATTCTCTTCTATCCATTTATTTGGTTGACGTTGGACGTTCTGGGCTTTAAAGAGAATCCTGTTATCGGTAATGCAATTATCAATTTCGTTTTTAATCTCATTACATCAATTGCTTTTATTCCATTTTTAGGTTTATTTACGAAACTTATTCAACGAGTCATTCCTGAAAAAGAAGAAATCTATCCACTACAAATCATTCAACATCCTCTTCATAAAGAACAAACAAAGTACGATGACGATATGGCAACCCTTTCAATCAATGCCTTAGAAACTGACAAAAAGTATCTCATCGGACAAGTATTAGAGTATATATCAAGTATTTGGGGTATCGATACTCATCGTATTAGGAATCAAGAACCTAACGCCGCAGTGCTCAACAATATGATAAAATTTGATAATGAACAACACAGAGAACTGTATCAAGAAATCAAAGAACAACTTGATACTGTATTTGCTTATATTAACCAACTCTCACTTTCTGATCTCGACGCTGCTAATCGTCAGAAACTCATGCTTTTACAAAAACAATTTATCAGTCTTAGCAATGCTTGTAAAGCAACTGAAAATGTAAGAGAGAATATTCAAACAGTTAAAAATTCGCTTGATAAAAAACTTTCTATTATTGCCTATGAAATGATAGATCATATCATTGCTATCAACAAAGGAGTCTATAGTATTATTGATTGAACTTCATATGATGATACACAATCATTATCTGAAACTATTCGTGAAGTTTCAAGCTATCGTGATGATATTCTCAACCATATTGCGCCCTATATTGTGAAAGGTAATGTAGGAGACATGGATATCTCTTCACTAGTAAATATGTCGAGAGAAGTTACTGATGGATATAAGGATATTACTTATGCAGTAGAACAACCAGATTCTCATAAAAAGAAATATAGTACCCTCACCAAAGACTAA
- a CDS encoding Glycosyl transferases group 1: MKDHIYAVHCWIKGGGALNVLEALLHKKIRNGQSVGAIFTLYSDRDWLSIQREDKDKRGSRECIQIPIITALPQRLNKLFRWADVKKPPLITYFLDYRNLMPFFPQLMKLLSHKLIRTLKQQDADILISSYAVAKNIDVPEGIFKEIYFHQPMHYIRPLYEEYVGYMKGWKRRLYKKITPILRRRDSQSRSYDIIYANSESTKQQIQKIYFPEQQLDIQVIHPPIDEAFFYEPVVTVPDNYFFYINRLTKMFKHLDKIIHLCNEYKIPLIIAGDGPDKIELMKMAGPTITFVGWVSDEQTKISLMKKSRGVINIAHESFGIVTAEALLLGVPIFGYNGGATPELVDEQSGLLVNSLEKQELSDQFRKFLAQEFDRKAIQGRARQRFSEGQKFWN; encoded by the coding sequence ATGAAAGATCATATCTACGCAGTTCATTGTTGGATTAAAGGATGAGGCGCACTCAATGTCTTAGAAGCACTTCTTCATAAAAAAATACGTAACTGACAGTCAGTGGGTGCAATTTTTACGTTGTATTCAGATAGAGATTGGTTGAGTATACAGAGAGAAGATAAGGATAAGAGAGGAAGTAGAGAATGTATCCAGATTCCTATTATTACTGCTTTACCACAACGACTCAATAAGCTTTTTCGTTGGGCTGATGTTAAGAAACCTCCACTTATTACTTATTTTCTCGATTATCGTAATCTGATGCCGTTTTTCCCTCAGTTGATGAAATTGTTATCTCATAAACTTATCCGTACATTGAAACAACAGGATGCTGATATTTTGATTTCATCGTATGCCGTAGCAAAAAATATTGATGTTCCAGAGTGAATATTCAAAGAAATCTATTTTCATCAACCTATGCATTATATTCGGCCTCTCTATGAAGAATACGTGGGATATATGAAGTGATGGAAGAGACGACTCTATAAAAAAATAACGCCAATACTTCGTCGTCGAGATAGTCAATCGAGAAGCTATGATATTATCTATGCGAATAGTGAAAGTACGAAACAACAAATTCAAAAAATTTATTTTCCAGAACAACAACTAGATATTCAAGTGATACATCCACCGATTGATGAAGCATTTTTTTATGAACCTGTTGTAACAGTGCCAGACAACTATTTTTTCTATATCAATCGTTTGACAAAGATGTTTAAGCATTTGGATAAAATTATTCATCTGTGTAATGAATATAAGATACCTCTCATTATCGCTGGGGATGGTCCTGATAAGATAGAACTTATGAAAATGGCTGGACCAACGATTACGTTTGTGGGATGGGTGAGTGATGAACAGACGAAAATATCATTGATGAAAAAATCGAGATGAGTTATTAATATTGCTCATGAAAGTTTTGGAATTGTGACTGCGGAAGCATTATTACTTGGAGTTCCTATTTTCTGATACAACGGAGGAGCGACACCAGAACTCGTCGATGAACAGAGTGGATTGTTAGTTAACTCTTTAGAAAAACAAGAACTTTCTGACCAGTTTAGAAAATTTTTAGCTCAAGAGTTTGATCGTAAAGCTATTCAAGGCAGAGCGAGACAAAGATTTAGTGAAGGACAGAAGTTCTGGAATTAA
- the lepA gene encoding Elongation factor 4, giving the protein MSSRIRNFCIIAHIDHGKSTLADRMLEITGAMKKVDHAQTLDTMDIEQERGITIKMTPARMQWKGIELNLIDTPGHVDFQYEVSRSLSAVEGAVLLIDASQGIQAQTLSVLYSAINSGLTIIPVMNKIDLPAANPERVSKEIEHLVGIPASEVIGISAKTGLNVESVLDAIVEKIPPFVENQLDDIDAKALIFDSVYDTYRGVVVYVKVLSGSYKIGDVVYLPHSEKSFTLTEVGYLTPKYQKDKELSSGQIGYFCTGQKSVRDAKIGDTILKVKSEKLRVKSDYSLLMPYAVQGFSKAKPFVYAGVYPIDTVEYDKLKEAFDKLSLNDSAISYEHEVSKALGLGFRCGFLGMLHMDIIKERLSREYGIETLFTTPTVAYLVKAKGFGDERFRSGRNVIEMVVSGLFIHVVNNFASGLSVEQYEDYSDHQLADTYTKELHDRLVVRSGSDMITKGDIDMIYEPIAEVEIVGPEEYAGAIMKLVQEYRGSLLSMEYLDQTRVVWRYEMPMGEMIVDFYDRLKSSTKGYATLNYEFKKYQYADMVTLDILINGEKVEAFSLIVHESKAYTIGSDIVERLKDLIPKHLFAIPLQAAIGTKVIARETISAQRKDVIAKCYGGDISRKRKLLEKQKEGKKKMKAMGNVNVPSDVFIKMVTKN; this is encoded by the coding sequence ATGTCATCGAGAATTCGTAATTTTTGTATCATAGCCCATATAGACCATGGAAAGAGTACTCTAGCAGATCGTATGCTAGAAATTACTGGTGCTATGAAAAAAGTCGATCATGCTCAGACACTCGACACCATGGATATCGAACAAGAGCGTGGAATAACTATCAAGATGACACCAGCACGTATGCAATGGAAAGGTATTGAACTGAATTTGATTGATACCCCTGGTCATGTGGATTTTCAGTATGAAGTGTCACGTTCTCTTTCGGCAGTAGAAGGAGCGGTATTACTTATTGATGCGTCACAAGGTATCCAAGCTCAGACACTTTCAGTTCTCTATTCTGCTATTAATAGTGGACTTACGATTATCCCTGTCATGAATAAGATTGATCTTCCAGCAGCCAATCCTGAAAGAGTATCGAAAGAAATTGAACATCTTGTGGGGATACCTGCATCAGAAGTGATAGGAATTTCTGCAAAGACAGGACTCAATGTAGAATCCGTACTTGATGCTATTGTAGAAAAAATCCCACCATTTGTTGAGAATCAACTTGATGATATAGACGCAAAAGCATTGATTTTTGACTCGGTGTATGATACCTATAGAGGAGTGGTAGTGTACGTGAAAGTATTGTCGGGAAGTTATAAAATAGGAGATGTTGTTTATCTTCCACACTCAGAGAAGTCATTTACGCTCACTGAAGTGGGATATCTCACTCCGAAATACCAAAAGGATAAAGAACTTTCATCGGGTCAGATATGATATTTTTGTACCTGACAAAAATCAGTAAGAGATGCAAAAATTGGAGACACCATATTGAAAGTGAAGAGTGAAAAATTAAGAGTTAAGAGTGATTATTCACTTTTGATGCCCTATGCGGTACAAGGATTTTCAAAAGCGAAACCATTCGTCTATGCAGGAGTATATCCTATTGATACGGTAGAGTATGATAAGTTGAAGGAAGCGTTTGATAAATTATCGCTGAATGATAGCGCAATATCGTATGAACATGAAGTATCCAAAGCACTTGGTTTATGATTTCGTTGTGGATTTTTGGGTATGTTACATATGGATATTATCAAAGAAAGATTAAGTAGAGAATATGGGATTGAAACACTGTTTACTACTCCAACTGTAGCCTATTTGGTGAAAGCGAAAGGATTTGGAGATGAACGCTTTAGGTCTGGCCGTAATGTGATTGAGATGGTTGTGTCAGGGCTATTTATCCATGTAGTTAATAACTTCGCTTCAGGACTCTCTGTAGAACAATATGAAGATTATTCTGATCATCAGTTAGCTGATACCTATACCAAAGAACTCCATGATCGATTAGTAGTAAGATCAGGATCTGATATGATTACGAAGTGAGATATTGATATGATTTATGAACCTATTGCTGAAGTAGAAATTGTGGGTCCAGAAGAATATGCAGGTGCTATCATGAAATTAGTGCAAGAATATAGAGGTTCTTTACTCTCGATGGAATATTTGGATCAGACACGTGTTGTATGGAGATATGAAATGCCTATGGGTGAGATGATTGTTGATTTTTATGATAGACTCAAGTCTTCTACGAAGTGATATGCTACCCTCAATTATGAATTTAAAAAGTATCAGTATGCTGACATGGTCACGTTGGATATTCTGATCAATGGAGAGAAAGTGGAAGCGTTTAGCTTGATCGTTCATGAATCGAAAGCATATACTATTGGTTCAGATATTGTGGAAAGGCTTAAGGATCTGATTCCTAAGCATCTGTTTGCTATCCCTCTCCAAGCAGCTATCGGTACAAAAGTTATTGCAAGAGAAACAATCTCTGCTCAACGTAAAGATGTGATTGCAAAATGTTATGGATGAGACATATCCCGTAAGCGTAAACTTCTTGAAAAACAAAAAGAAGGTAAGAAAAAGATGAAAGCGATGGGTAATGTGAATGTACCAAGTGATGTCTTTATTAAAATGGTAACTAAAAACTAA
- a CDS encoding Ribonuclease gives MTHRPTVSIQSLGGIPNFEKQTSITGSAHVLTYKALAKKVEQEIKVLLDMGSFGDNKINIVDQLQIEGIGDLSQLDAVIISHVHNDHLGNIIQLIKAGYTGLVYMSHTSKAIIQPILYDMLALASVEHDLIISKNTKFGIKADKMLSLVESYEKDKHGYEKSHHKHAKQKKQKEVTEEEYLRAKEFLKKYNINYNSDIVKSYLPVPDLPFEEEDIIQFLSQIRSFDKEEDYPLVTKEGLKLRAKFYEAGHIPGAVQTILKFGYDPYNSGAQHQLLYTGDLGRLKEPEIVPEPSLVKEKVDLTLMESTYGNRIHQERGTDQERLIENITTAQDLFMLPAFSLGRGPEVVKLLIDAIDIGTLVLGEGEKIFVDGKLTKEIAMRLLERDPQTYKFLTHPAIKFIDSTHHRKQIYEQEGRKIVIASGGMMQGGSSVPIANKYMSDKNAVFSTVGYQAYGTWGNYLQNNKGLVYTADRFKQMKNKIYHHEYTIEKIINREAQEAILISGQGTKELITILGDLYKLFTTHKYREHIQLQDDEYIYIPQRFWEDERRGSSTIKKAESFLKKYDTEVYHYFYDKIKIIDEDTDYDDDKKYIPTGPGIHIFWDLIGKKYMNSKMDHYSSFSGHADRDELIALLEGNRQKKNHTTILVHGEMPARKELSEHIQKNRLIPNKTILPELYDVLTFDCETGKLIEHKKEE, from the coding sequence ATGACTCATCGCCCAACAGTATCTATTCAGTCACTATGATGAATACCAAATTTTGAAAAACAAACTTCTATTACCTGATCAGCTCATGTACTTACGTATAAGGCACTTGCAAAGAAAGTAGAACAAGAGATTAAAGTTCTCCTTGATATGGGTTCTTTTGGTGATAATAAAATAAATATAGTAGATCAGTTACAGATAGAAGGAATTGGAGATCTTTCTCAATTAGATGCTGTTATTATCTCTCATGTACACAACGATCATCTAGGTAATATCATACAATTGATTAAAGCATGATATACTGGATTGGTCTACATGTCTCATACGTCCAAAGCTATTATTCAACCTATCTTATATGATATGCTGGCATTAGCTTCAGTAGAACATGATTTGATTATATCAAAAAATACAAAATTTGGTATCAAAGCTGATAAAATGCTTTCTCTTGTCGAGTCCTATGAAAAAGATAAGCATTGATATGAAAAATCACATCACAAACATGCAAAACAGAAAAAGCAAAAAGAAGTTACTGAAGAGGAATATCTTAGAGCGAAAGAATTTTTAAAAAAGTATAATATTAACTACAATAGCGATATTGTTAAATCATACCTACCTGTTCCTGATTTGCCATTTGAGGAAGAAGATATTATACAGTTTTTATCACAAATTAGATCATTTGATAAAGAGGAGGATTATCCACTTGTAACCAAAGAATGATTAAAACTCAGAGCAAAATTCTATGAAGCTGGACATATTCCATGAGCAGTACAGACCATATTGAAGTTTGGATATGATCCTTATAATAGTGGTGCTCAGCATCAGTTATTGTATACTTGAGATCTCGGAAGACTGAAGGAACCTGAGATAGTACCAGAACCATCTCTTGTTAAGGAAAAAGTAGATCTAACACTTATGGAATCTACGTATGGTAATAGAATACATCAAGAAAGAGGTACTGATCAAGAGAGACTGATAGAAAATATAACTACAGCACAAGATCTTTTTATGCTACCAGCTTTTTCATTGGGAAGAGGTCCTGAAGTGGTAAAACTTCTGATTGATGCAATTGATATTGGTACTTTAGTGTTGTGAGAATGAGAGAAAATTTTTGTTGATGGAAAACTGACCAAAGAAATAGCAATGAGATTATTAGAAAGAGATCCACAAACATATAAATTTCTTACTCATCCCGCTATTAAATTTATTGATTCAACTCATCATAGAAAACAAATTTATGAACAAGAATGAAGAAAAATTGTTATAGCGAGTGGAGGTATGATGCAATGATGATCAAGTGTTCCTATTGCGAACAAATACATGAGTGATAAGAATGCGGTATTTTCAACTGTAGGATATCAAGCGTATGGAACATGGGGAAATTATCTCCAAAATAATAAAGGGTTAGTCTATACAGCAGATAGATTTAAGCAGATGAAAAATAAAATCTATCACCATGAATACACCATTGAGAAAATTATAAATAGAGAAGCACAAGAAGCAATTCTTATTTCTGGACAAGGTACAAAAGAATTGATAACAATTTTAGGAGATTTATATAAGCTTTTCACTACTCACAAATATCGTGAGCATATTCAACTTCAAGATGATGAATATATTTATATACCTCAAAGGTTTTGGGAAGATGAGAGAAGAGGTAGTTCTACTATTAAGAAAGCAGAAAGTTTCCTTAAAAAATATGATACAGAAGTATATCACTATTTCTATGATAAAATAAAAATTATCGATGAAGATACTGATTATGATGATGACAAGAAATATATTCCAACTTGACCAGGTATCCATATTTTTTGGGATTTGATCGGTAAGAAATATATGAATTCAAAAATGGATCATTATTCATCATTTTCGGGGCATGCTGATCGTGATGAATTGATTGCTCTTTTAGAATGAAATCGTCAGAAAAAAAATCACACTACCATATTAGTTCATGGTGAAATGCCTGCTAGAAAAGAATTGTCAGAGCATATTCAAAAAAATAGACTAATCCCAAATAAGACAATTCTTCCTGAACTCTATGATGTACTGACCTTTGATTGTGAAACTGGAAAACTTATAGAACATAAAAAAGAAGAGTAA